The following are from one region of the Littorina saxatilis isolate snail1 linkage group LG2, US_GU_Lsax_2.0, whole genome shotgun sequence genome:
- the LOC138959856 gene encoding uncharacterized protein isoform X2, with protein MASIQVAISFDTTGSMAKALAEVRKRISEMIRRLKTDIPGVNLSVIAHGDYCDKDIYVTKHLDFSDDDDRLVDFVNNVQDTGGGDFPECYELVLRLVRTKLTWKRKAQKILIVIGDSYPHPPTDPQNKDNIDWRQEARLLAEIGMRIYGVQINSNPQSTDFFRTITRMSGGCHLELSEFSTLSDVILAICYRSKGTDALKGLEREVRERYAPKPLHEDLEAVFTVLHQPHAVPTVPAKHKESPQLYKGKHTAFFWGGQITPSHPLTWEEPEDEHRVHRLKVTLAVLNPTAEQVEVNVVEVETTDINGQRVKQPLVKMVGGRDSTISVGVSFNSKVTFSLARGSGPVYLSGQHVAEALSEDQSEDKDETEACLEASGGDESIQSKLW; from the exons ATGGCTTCAATTCAGGTCGCCATTTCATTCGACACGACTGGGTCCATGGCCAAAGCTCTAGCTGAGGTCCGAAAACGTATCTCTGAGATGATTCGCAGACTGAAGACTGACATCCCTggtgtcaatctctctgtcATTGCTCATGGAGACTACTGCGATAAGGACATCTACGTCACCAAGCACCTGGACTTTTCCGATGACGACGACAGGCTTGTGGATTTTGTCAACAACGTGCAAGACACTGGTGGAGGGGATTTCCCGGAATGCTACGAGCTGGTCCTGCGGCTGGTCAGGACAAAACTCACGTGGAAGAGGAAAGCGCAGAAAATTCTGATCGTGATCGGAGACTCTTACCCTCATCCACCTACAGATCCTCAAAATAAGGACAACATCGACTGGAGACAAGAAGCCAGACTGCTGGCCGAAATC GGTATGCGAATCTACGGCGTACAGATAAATTCCAACCCTCAATCGACCGATTTCTTCCGAACGATAACTCGGATGTCTGGAGGTTGCCATCTGGAGCTGTCAGAATTCTCTACCCTGTCTGACGTCATCTTGGCCATCTGCTATCGTTCCAAGGGTACTGACGCCTTGAAG GGCTTGGAGAGGGAAGTACGAGAACGCTATGCCCCTAAGCCTCTGCATGAAGATCTGGAAGCCGTGTTCACCGTGCTGCACCAGCCTCACGCGGTACCCACCGTGCCCGCCAAACACAAAGAGTCCCCTCAGCTCTACAAAGGCAAGCACACCGCTTTCTTCTGGGGCGGACAGATCACGCCATCTCATCCCCTGACATGGGAAGAACCCGAGGACGAGCATCGTGTTCACAGACTTAAGGTCACCCTGGCCGTTCTTAACCCGACTGCTGAACAGGTGGAGGTGAACGTGGTGGAAGTGGAGACGACGGACATCAACGGTCAGCGAGTCAAGCAGCCGTTGGTGAAGATGGTGGGCGGGAGGGACAGCACCATCTCTGTTGGCGTCTCCTTCAACTCCAAGGTCACCTTCAGCCTGGCCAGAGGCTCCGGTCCTGTCTACCTGTCCGGCCAGCACGTTGCTGAAGCTCTATCAGAGGACCAAAGCGAAGATAAAGATGAAACGGAAGCATGTTTGGAGGCATCTGGAGGCGATGAAAGCATTCAGTCCAAGCTCTGGTGA
- the LOC138959856 gene encoding uncharacterized protein isoform X1 — MASIQVAISFDTTGSMAKALAEVRKRISEMIRRLKTDIPGVNLSVIAHGDYCDEDIYVTKHLDFSDDDDRLVDFVNNVQDTHGGDAPECYELVLRLVRTKLTWKRKAQKILIVIGDSYPHPPTDPQNKDNIDWRKEARLLAEIGMRIYGVQINSNPPSTDFFRTITQMSGGCHLELSEFSTLSDVILAICYRSKGTDALKGLEREVRERYAPKPLHEDLEAVFTVLHQPHAVPTVPAKHKESPQLYKGKHTAFFWGGQITPSHPLTWEEPEDEHRVHRLKVTLAVLNPTAEQVEVNVVEVETTDINGQRVKQPLVKMVGGRDSTISVGVSFNSKVTFSLARGTGPVYLSGQHVAEALSEDQSEDKDETEACLESSGGDESIPSSDETEACLEASEGDESIPSSGESLSSSSKKTNQTLTSRSMFWRALTETDPVERSLRAFEPSFRVHGTRRASEGADRSLFQENPRPECKQS, encoded by the exons ATGGCTTCAATTCAGGTCGCCATTTCATTCGACACGACCGGGTCCATGGCCAAAGCTCTAGCTGAGGTCCGAAAACGTATCTCTGAGATGATTCGCAGACTGAAGACTGACATCCCTggtgtcaatctctctgtcATCGCTCATGGAGACTACTGCGATGAGGACATCTACGTCACCAAGCACCTGGACTTTTCCGATGACGACGACAGGCTTGTGGATTTTGTCAACAACGTGCAAGACACTCATGGCGGGGATGCCCCGGAATGCTACGAGCTGGTCCTGCGGCTGGTCAGGACAAAACTCACGTGGAAGAGAAAAGCGCAGAAAATTCTGATCGTGATCGGAGACTCTTACCCTCATCCACCTACAGATCCTCAAAATAAAGACAACATCGACTGGAGAAAAGAAGCCAGACTGCTGGCCGAAATC GGTATGCGAATCTACGGCGTACAGATAAATTCCAACCCTCCATCGACCGATTTCTTCCGAACGATAACTCAGATGTCTGGAGGTTGCCATCTGGAGCTGTCAGAGTTCTCTACCCTGTCTGACGTCATCTTGGCCATCTGCTATCGTTCCAAGGGTACTGACGCCTTGAAG GGCTTGGAGAGGGAAGTACGAGAACGCTATGCCCCTAAGCCTCTGCATGAAGATCTGGAAGCCGTGTTCACCGTGCTGCACCAGCCTCACGCGGTACCCACCGTGCCCGCCAAACACAAAGAGTCCCCTCAGCTCTACAAAGGCAAGCACACCGCTTTCTTCTGGGGCGGACAGATCACGCCATCTCATCCCCTGACATGGGAAGAACCCGAGGACGAGCATCGTGTTCACAGACTTAAGGTCACCCTGGCCGTTCTTAACCCGACTGCTGAACAGGTGGAGGTGAACGTGGTGGAAGTGGAGACAACGGACATCAACGGTCAGCGAGTCAAGCAGCCGTTGGTGAAGATGGTGGGCGGGAGGGACAGCACCATCTCTGTTGGCGTCTCCTTCAACTCCAAGGTCACCTTCAGCCTGGCCAGAGGCACCGGTCCTGTCTACCTGTCCGGCCAGCACGTTGCTGAAGCTCTATCAGAAGACCAAAGCgaagataaagatgaaacagaagcaTGTTTGGAGTCATCTGGAGGCGATGAAAGCATTCCAAGCTCTGATGAAACGGAAGCATGTTTGGAGGCATCTGAAGGCGATGAAAGCATTCCAAGCTCTGGTGAAAGTCTGTCGTCTTCGTCGAAGAAAACCAACCAAACTCTTACGAGTCGTTCCATGTTCTGGAGAGCTTTGACCGAGACTGATCCAGTTGAAAGAAGCCTCAGAGCTTTTGAACCCAGTTTTCGTGTACACGGCACACGGCGAGCATCGGAGGGGGCCGACAGATCTTTATTTCAAGAGAATCCTAGACCTGAGTGCAAACAGTCGTAA